One window of the Archaeoglobus sulfaticallidus PM70-1 genome contains the following:
- the mfnA gene encoding tyrosine decarboxylase MfnA, which translates to MNSQNNLEYSKYSEHAETSETIRILKEFRSQDIPYNRVLSSMCTTPHPLALKAHEMFIETNLGDPGIFQGTKKLEEKLIGMIGELLHGSEVAGYICSGGTEANIQGIRAGRNKMRDKIKDSRNPNIVIPKSAHFSFEKIGDILGVEVRRAKLDEEYKVDVSEVEKLMDENTVCLVGIAGTTELGQIDPIVELSKLAEENCVELHVDAAFGGLVIPFMNNPYPFDFQNDGVSSITIDPHKMGMATIPSGGILFRNESYLRALEVETPYLTSRTQFTLTGTRPGTGVASAFAVLHGLGFDGMKKIVMECLKNTRLLTEEMISLGFEPVIDPIMNVVSFKTEKAEKIRNELMKRRWIISSIKEPRAIRFVIMPHVTEEVIKEFLSEFRKIINWV; encoded by the coding sequence ATGAACTCGCAGAATAATTTAGAATATTCAAAATATTCAGAACATGCAGAAACTTCAGAAACTATAAGGATTCTCAAAGAGTTCAGAAGTCAGGATATCCCCTATAATAGGGTTTTAAGCTCGATGTGCACCACACCCCACCCACTCGCTTTAAAGGCCCATGAGATGTTTATAGAAACAAACCTCGGAGATCCTGGGATTTTTCAAGGTACAAAGAAGCTTGAAGAGAAACTGATAGGAATGATTGGTGAACTGCTGCATGGCAGCGAGGTTGCCGGATACATATGCTCTGGAGGGACTGAGGCGAACATTCAGGGGATAAGGGCTGGAAGAAATAAAATGAGAGATAAAATAAAGGATTCCCGAAATCCAAACATTGTCATCCCGAAGTCCGCTCACTTCTCGTTCGAGAAAATCGGAGATATACTTGGTGTTGAGGTCAGAAGAGCCAAACTGGATGAGGAGTATAAGGTTGATGTGTCAGAGGTCGAGAAGCTGATGGATGAGAACACTGTATGCCTTGTTGGAATAGCCGGCACAACAGAGCTTGGCCAGATAGATCCAATAGTTGAGCTTTCTAAGCTTGCTGAGGAGAATTGTGTCGAACTGCATGTAGATGCGGCCTTTGGCGGGCTGGTTATACCATTCATGAATAATCCCTATCCATTTGACTTCCAGAACGATGGTGTTTCATCGATAACGATCGATCCGCACAAGATGGGCATGGCAACGATACCTTCTGGAGGAATTCTTTTCAGGAATGAGAGCTACCTCAGGGCTCTGGAGGTTGAAACACCATACTTGACATCAAGAACGCAGTTCACACTAACAGGCACTAGGCCGGGGACAGGTGTGGCCTCTGCCTTTGCTGTCCTTCATGGTCTGGGATTCGATGGGATGAAGAAGATAGTAATGGAATGTCTGAAAAATACAAGACTGCTGACGGAAGAAATGATTTCTCTTGGATTTGAGCCTGTAATTGATCCAATAATGAATGTGGTCAGCTTTAAAACAGAGAAGGCTGAAAAAATAAGGAATGAACTTATGAAAAGGAGATGGATTATTTCATCAATAAAAGAGCCAAGGGCTATAAGGTTCGTGATAATGCCACATGTTACCGAAGAAGTTATCAAGGAATTCCTGAGCGAGTTCAGGAAAATTATAAATTGGGTTTAA
- a CDS encoding DUF166 domain-containing protein — MDLGIIFSGEFGRRFVLNLAYPESCPHLGACGIEFCDKCKDYDFSDKIAFVRELNLSGQLYIEDPSEYLQDLQSDVIIAINIHPDVLIELPEAAEAKALIIPIEDPSWCPLGLRKQIKEICDEIGIEFTAPKPFCSIRAGGRHIKKFCDEFRIGTPDFEIKSAGNVIEDVKAFRDTCGCAYYVAKKMKGYIITDKHELWKDVHQHQCAYPCMASMERDVEIVEAIFHLAGYIMVYNFSRALGIDAEGFIPEYMRKFVIDA; from the coding sequence GTGGATCTCGGGATAATATTCAGCGGGGAGTTTGGGAGGAGATTTGTTTTAAATCTTGCCTATCCAGAATCATGTCCACATCTGGGAGCCTGCGGGATAGAATTCTGTGATAAGTGCAAGGACTACGATTTTTCAGATAAGATTGCCTTTGTTAGGGAGCTAAACCTGTCAGGACAGCTATACATCGAAGACCCTTCTGAATACCTTCAGGACTTACAGTCCGATGTCATTATAGCAATAAATATCCACCCGGATGTTCTGATCGAACTGCCGGAGGCTGCTGAAGCAAAAGCCCTGATAATCCCGATAGAAGATCCCTCCTGGTGCCCTTTAGGACTGAGAAAGCAGATCAAAGAGATTTGTGACGAGATAGGAATCGAATTCACAGCTCCAAAACCATTCTGCTCGATTAGGGCTGGTGGAAGGCACATCAAAAAGTTCTGCGACGAATTCAGAATTGGAACGCCGGACTTTGAGATAAAGTCGGCAGGAAATGTGATAGAGGATGTTAAAGCTTTTCGGGATACATGTGGGTGTGCATACTATGTCGCAAAAAAGATGAAGGGATATATCATAACAGATAAACACGAGCTGTGGAAGGATGTACATCAGCACCAATGTGCATACCCCTGCATGGCGAGTATGGAGAGAGATGTAGAGATAGTGGAGGCGATTTTTCACTTAGCCGGATACATAATGGTCTATAATTTCAGCAGGGCTTTGGGCATAGATGCAGAAGGGTTCATTCCAGAGTACATGCGTAAGTTTGTAATAGATGCTTGA
- the thiD gene encoding bifunctional hydroxymethylpyrimidine kinase/phosphomethylpyrimidine kinase, producing the protein MANRTSILSIAGLDPSGCAGITLDSAVIRALGFHSCTIVTSITFQNTCKAIGHEVVPREVVEKQLLSILEDLNIAGVKIGVIHEAHTETLKLLNDFDVVVWDPVFKSTTGHTFSDISRIAKRVCEVAKVITPNKYEAEVLSGVKIESIDDARACAEKLSEMLNVSVVITGGGLEGNDVVYDMIRDHVFTVSAEFSDFEIRGTGCAYSTALTCFLTKRKLDDACRLARLYLLSSVKSAKPVGKCHPCVTPATDFVQF; encoded by the coding sequence ATGGCAAACAGAACATCGATACTTTCAATTGCAGGACTTGATCCATCCGGATGTGCGGGCATTACACTTGATAGTGCCGTTATTAGAGCTCTCGGGTTTCATTCATGCACCATTGTCACCTCAATAACCTTCCAGAACACATGCAAAGCTATAGGTCATGAGGTAGTTCCCAGAGAGGTTGTGGAGAAACAGCTCTTGAGTATTTTAGAAGATCTGAACATTGCTGGTGTTAAAATCGGAGTAATACACGAAGCCCATACTGAAACTTTAAAGCTTCTGAATGATTTCGATGTTGTTGTATGGGATCCTGTTTTCAAATCCACAACCGGACATACATTTTCAGATATAAGCAGAATTGCTAAAAGGGTTTGCGAGGTTGCAAAGGTCATAACCCCCAATAAATATGAGGCCGAGGTTCTTTCAGGAGTTAAAATCGAATCCATAGATGACGCCAGAGCCTGTGCTGAAAAGCTTTCAGAGATGCTGAATGTCTCCGTCGTGATCACCGGTGGTGGGCTAGAGGGTAATGATGTCGTCTATGACATGATAAGAGATCATGTATTCACAGTATCTGCGGAATTTTCGGATTTTGAGATAAGGGGAACTGGCTGCGCTTACAGTACGGCACTCACATGTTTCCTAACAAAAAGGAAACTTGATGATGCATGCAGACTTGCGAGGCTTTATTTACTCAGTTCAGTTAAATCAGCAAAGCCTGTGGGAAAGTGCCATCCCTGTGTGACTCCTGCAACAGATTTCGTTCAGTTTTAG
- a CDS encoding AbrB/MazE/SpoVT family DNA-binding domain-containing protein, producing the protein MKVRKLQLVGGSSYMVSLPKEWVYRYKLKQGDELILNDFDDFIVIQPNINGSREVKVGIKKMPSYETSFLKRFFGAIYSLGADRIVIEDPEVGKYITDISDLTHHYIGMEVLDASESKIIVHCFTIPDFDVVTIIKRMFQILKSLISEIEDVLEDNTDYNAFEKKIRSYENDFDRLYLLSVRIVNKGMKRITVSEWDEMRSLLGSRIISKFCEEIADILFIMTRYLKNHDFDRRSIKEHMKSIKQVLEMGFESFRASDISKTTEFLTEVEKVSNKIQKSIEETEDGIILKEFLLQICRMLESIGEITFNKCVREMLKKNVKNER; encoded by the coding sequence ATGAAAGTCAGGAAGCTGCAGCTGGTTGGCGGTTCGAGCTACATGGTTTCACTGCCAAAGGAATGGGTGTACAGATATAAGCTGAAACAGGGAGATGAGCTGATACTTAACGATTTTGATGATTTCATAGTCATACAGCCGAACATCAATGGCAGCAGGGAGGTCAAGGTTGGCATCAAAAAGATGCCAAGCTACGAAACCAGCTTTCTTAAGCGATTCTTTGGAGCCATCTACTCTCTTGGCGCAGACAGAATAGTGATAGAAGATCCGGAAGTTGGAAAATACATCACGGACATCTCGGATCTGACTCACCACTACATAGGCATGGAGGTTTTAGATGCAAGCGAGAGCAAGATTATCGTCCACTGCTTCACAATTCCGGACTTCGATGTCGTGACCATAATAAAGAGAATGTTTCAGATTCTGAAGAGCCTGATCTCTGAAATTGAAGATGTTCTTGAAGATAACACAGATTACAATGCGTTCGAGAAGAAAATCAGGAGTTACGAGAACGATTTTGACAGGCTGTATCTCCTATCGGTCAGGATAGTGAACAAGGGTATGAAGAGGATTACTGTGTCCGAATGGGACGAGATGAGGTCTCTACTCGGCTCAAGGATCATATCGAAGTTCTGCGAAGAGATAGCAGACATTTTGTTTATAATGACGAGATATCTCAAAAACCACGATTTTGACAGAAGAAGCATTAAAGAGCATATGAAATCAATTAAGCAGGTCCTGGAAATGGGGTTTGAGTCTTTCAGAGCTTCGGACATCTCAAAGACCACCGAATTTCTGACGGAAGTTGAGAAGGTCAGCAATAAAATACAGAAATCCATTGAAGAGACCGAAGACGGAATAATCCTCAAGGAATTCCTGCTCCAGATATGCAGAATGCTCGAGTCCATAGGCGAGATAACATTCAACAAATGCGTGAGAGAGATGCTTAAGAAGAATGTCAAAAATGAGCGATAA
- a CDS encoding glycosyltransferase family 4 protein — MKECCEIKIALTTPYYPPHIGGVEIHVEGLVRQLSKKYNVTVISSNNTRCIEIPYSPIPVSFPGVQADIYHSHVPSPFFAWWVMKKGYSPHVITYHNDVVVPSTVNGYRIPGNVGYLVERVNEKVIVPVLESCDVIIATTKSYAVTSPVLSRFIDKVEVVPNAVDLKKFNCKNVKKQDFVLYVGRLVEYKGLPVLIEAMKKVQKEFDCELIVIGDGEDRARLENLAKNIKARFLGRLPTKEVIGWMQKARVLVLPSFSRLEAFGIVLLEAMACGTPVIASNIAGVREVALEGGLVFDDVDDLSNKILKILTNDSFAKKLSAKGLKSVKNYSWEVVSEKIEKIYLRLV; from the coding sequence ATGAAGGAGTGCTGTGAGATTAAAATAGCTCTCACAACCCCGTACTACCCACCCCACATTGGAGGGGTTGAAATCCATGTTGAGGGACTTGTCAGGCAACTCTCTAAGAAGTATAATGTAACTGTTATTTCAAGCAACAACACCAGATGCATCGAAATCCCGTACTCTCCAATTCCTGTAAGCTTTCCTGGTGTTCAAGCTGATATCTATCACTCCCATGTTCCATCTCCCTTTTTCGCATGGTGGGTGATGAAAAAGGGGTACAGCCCTCATGTCATAACCTACCACAACGATGTTGTTGTACCATCAACTGTAAACGGCTACAGAATTCCGGGAAATGTTGGATATTTAGTAGAGAGAGTGAACGAGAAGGTTATAGTGCCAGTTCTCGAGTCCTGTGATGTCATCATCGCCACAACTAAAAGTTACGCTGTAACATCTCCAGTACTCTCCAGATTCATCGATAAGGTTGAAGTTGTACCGAATGCGGTTGATTTGAAGAAATTCAACTGCAAAAATGTAAAAAAACAGGATTTCGTGCTTTATGTTGGAAGACTGGTTGAATACAAGGGTCTGCCGGTTCTGATCGAGGCCATGAAAAAAGTGCAGAAAGAATTTGACTGCGAGTTGATTGTGATAGGGGATGGCGAGGATAGGGCAAGACTCGAAAACCTGGCGAAAAACATTAAGGCGAGATTTCTTGGAAGGCTTCCAACAAAGGAGGTGATAGGGTGGATGCAGAAAGCCAGAGTTCTCGTGCTCCCATCATTCTCAAGACTTGAAGCTTTTGGAATAGTTCTGCTCGAAGCCATGGCCTGCGGAACTCCGGTTATAGCATCGAACATTGCGGGAGTTAGAGAGGTTGCACTGGAAGGCGGATTGGTTTTTGATGATGTCGATGATCTCTCGAACAAAATACTGAAAATCTTGACCAACGATAGCTTCGCTAAAAAGCTGTCTGCAAAGGGCTTAAAATCCGTGAAAAACTATAGCTGGGAAGTTGTTTCTGAGAAAATAGAGAAAATATACCTGAGGTTGGTCTGA
- a CDS encoding glycosyltransferase, which yields MVKVAVIVPVSPYEPPELVRRSMEVLKKLKYPGEVRILYVLDRYDRKIDVEGVEILHRENTRGKRAGAINDGIDHFKDFNPDYIAIFDVDSIPEEDFVVKCVEALERNDKAYIASSPRFISNPVNLCSETVEAEYHLINYLLKKSRFRQFNGLIGVLRAKHLYEHRLDESAITEDADFATRMHALGYEAVLVETRVFEQAPVRWKDLFSQRRRWYYGGLQLWKHFNFVRKADFGFKLHWILSLTLTYIIAIFIPFLILSPFLLYYKFKDIKKIKLCAGLLIHTLILQVAAILAIYDYLRRRGVEWKPQKRTT from the coding sequence ATGGTCAAAGTTGCTGTGATAGTTCCGGTTTCTCCATACGAGCCTCCAGAACTCGTTAGGAGGTCAATGGAAGTGCTGAAGAAATTAAAGTATCCGGGAGAGGTCAGAATACTCTATGTTCTTGACAGATACGACAGAAAAATAGATGTTGAGGGAGTTGAAATCCTCCACAGAGAGAATACGAGAGGAAAGAGGGCTGGAGCTATAAACGATGGAATTGATCACTTCAAAGACTTTAATCCGGATTACATAGCAATTTTCGATGTTGATTCCATTCCAGAGGAGGATTTCGTTGTCAAATGTGTTGAAGCACTTGAAAGAAACGATAAGGCATACATAGCCTCTTCTCCAAGATTCATATCAAACCCGGTAAATCTGTGCTCTGAAACTGTGGAGGCTGAATATCATCTGATAAACTACCTCCTTAAGAAGTCCAGATTCAGGCAGTTCAACGGGCTCATCGGTGTTCTGAGAGCCAAACATCTGTACGAGCACAGACTCGATGAGTCTGCAATCACTGAAGACGCTGACTTTGCCACGAGGATGCATGCTCTGGGGTACGAGGCTGTTCTGGTGGAAACGAGAGTTTTCGAGCAAGCTCCTGTGAGGTGGAAGGATCTGTTCTCTCAGAGGAGAAGATGGTACTACGGAGGATTGCAGTTGTGGAAGCACTTCAACTTCGTCAGAAAAGCTGACTTTGGATTCAAGCTTCACTGGATTCTTTCACTAACTCTAACATACATAATAGCCATCTTCATACCCTTCCTGATCCTGTCCCCATTCCTCCTGTATTACAAGTTTAAAGATATAAAAAAGATTAAATTATGTGCTGGTTTGCTTATACACACACTGATCTTGCAGGTAGCTGCAATACTGGCGATATACGACTACTTGAGAAGGAGAGGGGTTGAATGGAAACCACAGAAAAGAACAACATAA
- a CDS encoding 6-hydroxymethylpterin diphosphokinase MptE-like protein yields MEFEEWIEFYRQILIDFNFSKEEDERSAVVMHSIAREKLMDTLILEKKIGGKDVLIIGPILSEDDAEEIREFEGVKITAGKAINAVREFIPDFVPDIHVTDMEESDDLLVEIGERCILVLHAHGDNIDRVMSVIPKIGYFVGTTQSIPFDKIYNFGGFTDGDRAACMAKHFNANGIKLIGFDFERAEGLKKKKLVWAERILKHEGVL; encoded by the coding sequence ATGGAGTTCGAGGAATGGATTGAGTTCTACAGACAGATCCTCATCGATTTTAATTTTTCAAAAGAGGAGGATGAGAGGAGTGCAGTAGTGATGCACAGCATCGCAAGGGAGAAGCTCATGGACACGCTGATTCTGGAAAAGAAAATCGGCGGGAAGGATGTTCTTATCATCGGCCCAATTCTGTCAGAAGATGATGCAGAAGAGATAAGAGAGTTTGAGGGTGTGAAGATAACAGCAGGAAAGGCGATAAATGCTGTAAGAGAGTTTATTCCAGACTTTGTACCGGACATCCATGTCACAGATATGGAGGAAAGCGATGATTTGCTCGTTGAGATTGGTGAAAGATGTATCCTCGTTCTGCATGCCCATGGAGATAACATCGACAGGGTCATGTCTGTGATACCGAAGATCGGATATTTTGTTGGAACAACCCAGAGCATCCCTTTTGACAAGATATACAACTTTGGAGGGTTTACTGACGGAGACAGGGCAGCGTGCATGGCCAAGCATTTCAACGCTAACGGCATAAAGCTTATCGGATTCGACTTTGAGAGGGCAGAGGGTTTGAAGAAAAAAAAGCTTGTATGGGCTGAAAGAATACTGAAGCATGAAGGAGTGCTGTGA
- a CDS encoding NifU family protein, with protein sequence MKEKVEEVIDKDIRPALMRDGGNIALVDVEEDKGIVKVQLLGACGGCPMSQLTLTMVVEQHLRRKIPEVKKVIPV encoded by the coding sequence TTGAAAGAAAAGGTTGAGGAAGTAATTGATAAGGATATCAGGCCTGCATTGATGAGGGATGGAGGTAACATAGCGCTTGTTGATGTGGAAGAGGATAAGGGTATTGTTAAGGTTCAGCTCCTCGGAGCCTGTGGTGGATGCCCGATGTCACAGTTAACGCTCACAATGGTGGTTGAACAGCACCTGAGGAGGAAAATACCCGAGGTTAAGAAGGTGATTCCTGTTTAA
- the ileS gene encoding isoleucine--tRNA ligase has translation MAKVFPKVYNPEMVAEEIEKFWKENKIYERVKNRGDRKFFFVDGPPYTTGRIHLGTAWNKVLKDSILRYRRMMGYRVTDTPGWDMHGLPIEVKVEQELGFRSKKDIEDYGIDKFVEMCLNYALKNKKAMEEQFKMLGVWMDWDNPYMTIKADYINAAWWTIKQGYERGLLEKKQMVVNWCPRCETALADAEVEYWDEKDPSIYVKFPLKKEEGYIVIWTTTPWTLPANMAVAVHPSLEYAKIKAKKDGKEEILILAKELADNVLEKAGYDSWEIVDTFLGEDLVGLEYEHPLFEFVPEQKKFRHAVYMAEFVSAENTGCVHIAPGHGLEDYELGLEHGLDIFNPVDDRGVYTEKAGKYAGINVRDANQVIIEDLKEKGLLLAHEHIVHRYGHCWRCKSPIIYRSTEQWFLKVSELKDKMIEEIEKTRWIPSWAGEARFKDWVGNAKDWCISRQRYWGIPIPVWVCEKCGKMKVVGDINEIPWESDLDLHRPKVDEVTFDCECGGKMKRVPDVFDVWFDSGVASWGTLKYPRFREDFENLWPADFITEGHDQTRGWFYSQLGASVIAFGKAPYKTVLMHGFTLDEQGRKMSKSLGNVVEPEDVVKEVGVDSFRLYVLSSAVWEDLRFSWDEVRNINRVLNIFWNAIRFAHTYMSLDRFRLGRELDLRKEDRWILSRLENLNMVAKDAYENYSLHRIVRAFLNFVVEDFSRWYIQLVRPVVWEEKDSPSKLAVYTTILKVVDKASRIIAPIAPYLAEWIYINFVKAFRDSKESIFLERFPEPDKGLIDNELEEMMDFVRDIVESASNARQKAKKKLRWPLRKLIIESQDEKVARAVKELEDILKAQCNVKEVEVVSEFEKELVAKPNFKKIGPLFKDRAKEVAEMIRNMDSASITEATRNGIEVFGQKYRLEEIAEIEAKVPEGYEYSEFRSGWVYITTELDEELLKEAYAREIVRRVQEMRKELDLDVEEFIEVGISESEDFVKGFSDYIKNETRAESLRFSKVDENAYIREWDIEGIKVRISIKRLKED, from the coding sequence ATGGCAAAGGTTTTTCCAAAGGTCTATAATCCCGAGATGGTTGCTGAGGAAATCGAGAAGTTCTGGAAAGAGAACAAAATATATGAGCGGGTGAAAAACAGAGGAGATAGGAAGTTCTTTTTTGTAGATGGCCCACCATACACCACAGGAAGAATACACCTCGGAACTGCCTGGAACAAGGTTTTGAAGGACTCAATTTTGAGATACAGGAGAATGATGGGATACAGGGTAACGGATACACCAGGGTGGGACATGCACGGTCTGCCAATTGAAGTTAAGGTTGAGCAGGAACTGGGGTTCAGGAGCAAGAAAGACATAGAGGACTATGGAATCGACAAATTTGTGGAGATGTGCCTGAACTACGCTTTGAAGAACAAGAAGGCCATGGAGGAACAGTTCAAGATGCTCGGAGTCTGGATGGACTGGGATAACCCATACATGACGATAAAGGCAGACTACATAAACGCGGCATGGTGGACGATAAAACAGGGATATGAGAGGGGCTTGCTCGAAAAGAAGCAGATGGTCGTGAACTGGTGCCCGAGATGTGAGACAGCTCTGGCTGATGCAGAGGTTGAGTACTGGGATGAAAAGGATCCATCAATCTATGTCAAGTTCCCGCTGAAGAAGGAGGAAGGTTACATAGTCATCTGGACAACAACCCCATGGACGCTACCAGCCAATATGGCTGTTGCTGTTCATCCCTCACTGGAATACGCCAAGATCAAAGCCAAAAAGGATGGTAAAGAGGAGATACTGATCTTGGCGAAAGAGCTTGCAGACAATGTTCTTGAAAAGGCCGGATACGATAGCTGGGAGATAGTGGATACCTTTTTGGGAGAAGATCTTGTAGGACTGGAATACGAACACCCTCTGTTTGAGTTTGTTCCTGAGCAGAAGAAGTTCAGACATGCTGTGTATATGGCAGAATTCGTTTCTGCTGAGAATACTGGCTGTGTTCACATAGCTCCGGGGCATGGTCTTGAGGACTACGAGCTCGGTCTTGAGCATGGACTGGATATATTTAACCCGGTTGATGACAGGGGAGTTTACACTGAGAAGGCTGGAAAATATGCTGGTATAAATGTTAGGGATGCCAACCAGGTTATAATTGAGGATTTGAAGGAAAAGGGCTTGCTTTTGGCTCATGAGCACATAGTACACAGATATGGGCACTGCTGGAGGTGCAAAAGCCCGATCATATACAGATCGACCGAACAGTGGTTCCTGAAAGTTTCAGAGCTGAAGGACAAGATGATCGAGGAGATAGAGAAAACGAGATGGATTCCCTCATGGGCTGGAGAGGCGAGGTTCAAGGACTGGGTTGGAAACGCCAAAGACTGGTGCATAAGCAGGCAGAGGTACTGGGGGATACCGATTCCCGTATGGGTCTGCGAAAAGTGCGGGAAGATGAAGGTTGTTGGAGATATCAACGAAATTCCATGGGAAAGCGATCTCGACCTCCACAGGCCGAAAGTTGACGAGGTCACATTCGACTGCGAATGCGGAGGGAAGATGAAGAGAGTTCCTGATGTCTTCGATGTCTGGTTCGACAGCGGTGTTGCCTCCTGGGGAACTCTCAAGTATCCAAGATTTAGGGAGGACTTCGAAAATCTCTGGCCGGCTGACTTCATAACCGAAGGACACGATCAGACCAGAGGGTGGTTCTATTCACAGCTCGGAGCGAGCGTTATAGCCTTTGGAAAAGCTCCTTACAAAACCGTGCTGATGCACGGCTTCACGCTCGATGAGCAGGGAAGAAAGATGAGCAAGAGCCTCGGAAATGTTGTTGAGCCAGAGGATGTTGTTAAAGAGGTTGGAGTTGACTCTTTCAGATTATATGTTCTATCTTCAGCCGTATGGGAGGATTTAAGGTTCAGCTGGGACGAGGTCAGGAACATCAACAGGGTTCTGAACATCTTCTGGAATGCTATAAGGTTCGCCCACACATACATGTCCCTTGACAGATTCAGGCTTGGAAGAGAACTCGATTTAAGGAAGGAGGACAGATGGATTCTCTCGAGGCTTGAGAACCTGAACATGGTTGCCAAGGATGCGTATGAGAACTACAGCCTCCACAGGATCGTAAGGGCCTTCCTGAACTTTGTCGTTGAGGATTTCAGCAGGTGGTACATACAGCTCGTCAGACCTGTTGTCTGGGAGGAAAAGGACTCGCCATCGAAGCTTGCCGTTTACACAACAATTTTGAAAGTCGTGGATAAAGCTAGCAGGATAATAGCTCCAATAGCTCCATATCTTGCAGAATGGATCTATATAAACTTCGTGAAAGCCTTCAGAGATTCAAAGGAGTCGATATTCCTTGAAAGATTTCCAGAGCCGGATAAGGGATTGATAGACAACGAACTCGAGGAGATGATGGACTTCGTTAGAGATATAGTTGAGTCCGCGAGCAACGCAAGGCAGAAGGCCAAAAAGAAGCTGAGGTGGCCTCTGAGAAAGCTAATCATAGAAAGTCAGGATGAAAAGGTTGCCAGAGCAGTAAAGGAGCTTGAGGACATCCTCAAAGCACAGTGCAATGTCAAGGAAGTAGAGGTTGTTTCTGAGTTTGAGAAAGAACTGGTTGCAAAACCAAACTTCAAGAAGATAGGGCCACTGTTCAAGGATAGAGCGAAGGAAGTTGCAGAGATGATCAGAAATATGGATTCGGCATCAATAACTGAGGCCACAAGAAATGGCATCGAGGTCTTTGGACAGAAATACAGGCTGGAAGAAATTGCTGAAATCGAGGCGAAAGTTCCTGAAGGATATGAGTACTCTGAGTTCAGAAGCGGATGGGTTTACATCACAACAGAACTCGATGAAGAGCTTTTGAAGGAGGCATATGCAAGAGAGATAGTCAGGAGAGTTCAGGAGATGAGAAAAGAGCTTGATCTGGATGTTGAGGAGTTCATAGAGGTTGGCATATCCGAAAGCGAGGACTTCGTTAAGGGTTTCTCGGACTACATAAAGAACGAGACGAGGGCAGAGAGCCTCAGGTTCTCCAAAGTCGATGAAAACGCTTACATCAGAGAATGGGATATTGAAGGCATAAAGGTCAGGATTTCGATAAAGAGGCTGAAAGAGGATTGA
- a CDS encoding flippase-like domain-containing protein, producing the protein METTEKNNIKNLTKILLAIGISLATIFIIFKLTETELTWKVISALDKKFLAVALLFHIAFWAFWALRLQYLSLNLGKRISFSYALQATISSSFLAAITPSSAGGEPLRAKMLSDAGMSYGEATATVLAERLLDAIFFITALPFMVILSGFKVRFGVYAGVIFTITFIGFLVLMYMIFKDQENIDKITSKISFIFRFWKKDVGSRVYDVVKKELLFFRSALIDLAKIPKLRILVLLILTSLTWIFEFCVPSALLLAMKSHPYWIESIASQLFLIILSLIPLTPGASGIAETGMLYFYSYFVNSAYMGTLVGLWRIITYHTNLVVGLLVNIKVFGYRYIQ; encoded by the coding sequence ATGGAAACCACAGAAAAGAACAACATAAAAAATCTCACCAAGATACTGCTGGCCATAGGTATAAGTCTGGCCACGATCTTCATAATATTCAAGCTCACCGAAACAGAGCTCACATGGAAAGTCATATCCGCACTTGATAAGAAATTTCTTGCTGTAGCCCTGCTGTTCCACATTGCATTCTGGGCGTTCTGGGCCTTAAGGCTTCAGTACCTCTCATTGAATCTCGGCAAGAGGATCAGCTTTTCATACGCTCTGCAGGCAACGATTTCCTCATCGTTTCTCGCTGCGATAACACCATCCTCTGCCGGAGGAGAGCCATTAAGGGCAAAAATGCTCAGTGATGCTGGCATGAGTTATGGTGAGGCCACAGCAACCGTGCTTGCTGAGAGGCTGCTGGATGCTATATTCTTCATAACTGCACTGCCGTTCATGGTAATTCTCTCAGGATTCAAAGTCAGGTTTGGAGTCTACGCTGGTGTGATATTCACGATCACCTTCATTGGCTTTCTAGTACTCATGTACATGATCTTCAAGGATCAGGAGAACATAGACAAGATAACTTCAAAAATTTCATTTATTTTCAGATTTTGGAAGAAGGATGTTGGTAGCAGGGTTTATGATGTTGTGAAAAAAGAGCTTCTATTTTTCCGTTCAGCTTTGATAGATCTTGCTAAAATACCGAAGCTGAGAATTCTTGTATTGCTCATTTTGACATCTCTAACATGGATATTTGAGTTCTGTGTGCCTTCTGCCCTACTTTTGGCTATGAAAAGCCATCCCTACTGGATAGAGTCCATTGCATCACAACTCTTTCTGATCATACTATCTCTCATACCGCTAACCCCTGGGGCGAGTGGAATCGCAGAGACGGGTATGCTCTACTTTTACTCGTACTTTGTGAACTCTGCATACATGGGAACGCTTGTAGGGCTCTGGAGAATAATAACCTACCACACAAACCTGGTTGTCGGCCTGTTAGTTAATATAAAGGTGTTTGGATATAGATATATCCAGTAG